A region from the Tigriopus californicus strain San Diego chromosome 9, Tcal_SD_v2.1, whole genome shotgun sequence genome encodes:
- the LOC131886290 gene encoding phosphoglycerate mutase 2-like — translation MAENHRKYSLTVLRHGESEWNHDNRFCGWVDVGLTNNGLAQAQKAVEALVEEDIGFDIIYTSVLKRAKETAEIIRDGLEKAGLVSNLEIVEDWRLNERHYGSLTGHNKAEMAEKYGKDQVKIWRRSYDTRPPPISESHPFYDKIHNNSALTVVPKDQFPDHECLKDLQERAIPYFEDIIVPQIKSGQRVLIVVHGTTSRALVKHLEDVSDEDIEEINVPNAIPFTYELDEKLDPLGDKTYHADKETVRKAIEKAASIGKKRK, via the exons ATGGCCGAGAACCATCGTAAATATTCGTTAACAGTTTTAAGACACGGTGAGTCGGAATGGAACCATGACAACCGTTTCTGTGGATGGGTGGATGTTGGGCTCACCAATAATGGCCTTGCCCAAGCTCAAAAGGCCGTGGAGGCTTTGGTTGAGGAAGACATTGGTTTTGATATCATCTACACTTCGGTGTTGAAACGTGCCAAAGAAACCGCTGAAATTATCCGTGACGGCCTTGAAAAGGCTGGCTTGGTGTCGAATTTGGAGATAGTCGAAGATTGGAGATTGAATGAAAGGCATTATGGGTCTTTGACGGGACACAATAAGGCTGAAATGGCTGAGAAATATGGCAAAGATCAAGTGAAAATATGGCGACGAAGCTACGACACACGGCCTCCTCCAATCTCGGAGAGTCATCCCTTTTACGATAAAATCC ATAATAATTCCGCTTTGACAGTGGTGCCAAAGGACCAATTCCCAGATCATGAGTGCCTGAAAGATCTACAAGAGAGAgccattccatattttgaagaCATCATTGTTCCACAAATCAAGTCTGGACAACGTGTTTTGATTGTTGTTCATGGCACAACATCTCGTGCTCTCGTCAAGCATTTGGAGGACGTGTCTGATGAGGACATTGAAGAGATAAACGTGCCAAATGCAATCCCGTTCACTTATGAGCTGGATGAAAAACTGGATCCCCTGGGAGATAAGACGTATCATGCTGACAAGGAAACAGTTCGGAAGGCCATTGAAAAGGCTGCATCCATTGGAAAGAAGCGGAAGTGA
- the LOC131886986 gene encoding uncharacterized protein LOC131886986: protein MARSEPGSLAARSDLKNKLTFFRRKSRRKASQAESVGEVTIEIEDDSKSGLPAPSKASPSVDCESGPSSTSPTLTMSPMSSPIAQGSTTSHSPHTQAGDGSYRHSPQSQTKTDEANSTISIKTEETKPDPMPRFDPENANQRSLVAIATTSDPGTIPTPSPKPKVVMRKPRSSPQSSDSLKFQREKFKRYSISRFQARNSNNEAGKLLKLALDRHFDEKLDVAAQFAPDLDNYVSEVFLQLDYHHCGTISKEDFETLCEVLQITISPPASYRNSGIEWLSSYRPRANSPISPIRVDKLSEVKYSHSNGKKSNLPAEPSPNFLFTIGPRPFWELWPQKKRKKKRFTIDEFKKCLLEQWAKSMGYPLSKVSSALPVSPSHSSQEKPPSPSSSSSPDAIETIEDRNGHHVNGGSQVHHHMNLNETRTRRLMRSVVRVTKRYQMLDKISKRLQRQWSDEHVTDQKAPMANGVNGMSQNNNIQAKPCPVHQTSSPSSPTVIDRSRTNGTRHNPNRQGSTLAPSTVSHGTSCSSHCYTNGVALQRVKSRQSWRNSRSGGGARVVNLEKQVLHQQEEIRTLRDVIEDLRSSLQLSDAQNLALQVLLRKMAKAEIQLPLASDDTFRSQMNESEKQLENLVKELKEMSQIRYPRLSTSNKISPVAHNTGTGTSSSGSVNPESFLLEDELDQTSQALGGAQNELKAAQQELRHTAIRLQEKESELKDNSMDLNDAYKALEKAQQELNKMRLELEEAQVQVEVTKHEMCETQEELLLTRCQVRNSDAQLRDTEKRLSQLNQNRRSLVLELQATRELLVSSLNKVQDLELENRKVPLLEKKVTLLEKTRKSESSTSNQLRSILTHLRPLSTMDSGLYSTSDSDEQCSPRAQDKSIDACSDEELPVPAHSPTSDQGRPPRPPSSVKLGTKSSRSNTPFSDKSSGKRPQTPSSSGHYSAGSPSSKKSPSQSTTHSPGSSAGLNTSGSSSGSNANETIGKLRAEIEALKRKFVDSEKNWQEERNVLLEEIIRRHDEKNDISTDVQVLEAQRVRLTLLEEKIKEVLNMLRTLNSMNISSKTLGMLVLDSVERSIDPLSGEIQVFKFLNHLYNSARDYERLSTESQIHNALRAVEAHTQTLADIEAAQSSQRQLALDANHYQVPRRIGRGDPFATIDV from the exons ATGGCACGGTCAGAGCCAGGCAGTTTGGCGGCCAGATCCGACCTCAAGAACAAGCTGACCTTCTTTCGAAGAAAATCCAGAAGAAAGGCCAGTCAGGCGGAGAGTGTTGGTGAAGTGACCATCGAGATCGAAGATGATTCAAAATCGGGCTTGCCCGCCCCATCGAAGGCATCCCCATCGGTGGATTGTGAATCCGGACCATCCTCAACCTCGCCGACTCTTACCATGTCCCCCATGTCCAGTCCGATCGCTCAGGGAAGTACGACCAGTCACAGTCCTCACACTCAAGCAGGTGATGGCAGTTATCGACACAGCCCTCAAAGTCAGACCAAAACGGATGAGGCAAATTCCACCATCTCTATCAAGACTGAAGAAACCAAGCCCGACCCGATGCCGCGCTTCGATCCGGAGAATGCAAATCAGAGATCCCTCGTGGCCATTGCCACGACCTCAGATCCAGGAACGATACCAACACCATCGCCAAAGCCCAAGGTGGTTATGAGAAAACCCAGGTCATCCCCCCAGTCAAGTGATAGTCTCAAATTCCAGCGCGAGAAATTCAAACGCTACTCGATCTCTCGATTCCAGGCGAGAAATTCCAACAATGAAGCAGGGAAGCTTTTAAAACTGGCCCTGGATAGGCATTTCGATGAGAAATTGGATGTCGCCGCCCAATTCGCACCTGACTTGGATAACTACGTGAGTGAAGTTTTCCTTCAACTCGATTACCACCATTGCGGAACCATATCAAAGGAGGATTTTGAGACTCTGTGCGAGGTCTTGCAAATCACGATCAGCCCACCAGCGTCATATCGGAATAGTGGGATTGAATGGTTGTCGTCTTATCGACCAAGGGCCAACTCTCCAATCTCGCCCATCCGTGTTGATAAGTTGAGTGAAGTCAAGTACAGTCATTCGAACGGGAAGAAATCCAACTTGCCGGCCGAGCCCTCGCCTAATTTTTTGTTCACAATTGGTCCCAGACCTTTTTGGGAGTTATGGCCGCAGAAGAAGCGCAAAAAGAAGCGTTTCACAATCGATGAGTTCAAGAAGTGCTTGTTGGAGCAATGGGCAAAAAGCATGGGTTATCCTCTGAGTAAGGTCTCTTCAGCCCTCCCTGTGTCACCCAGTCATTCTTCACAAGAGAAACCTCCATcaccctcatcatcatcatcaccagaTGCCAtagaaaccattgaagacAGAAACGGTCACCATGTCAATGGAGGGAGTCAAGTGCACCACCACATGAACCTTAATGAGACCCGAACCCGACGACTTATGCGCTCGGTGGTGCGAGTAACCAAGCGATATCAGATGCTAGACAAAATCTCTAAACGATTGCAAAGACAATGGAGCGATGAGCATGTCACCGATCAGAAAGCCCCCATGGCCAACGGAGTGAACGGAATGAGCCAGAACAACAACATTCAGGCGAAGCCGTGCCCGGTTCATCAGACTTCATCACCGTCATCACCGACAGTTATTGACAGGAGTCGAACCAATGGCACGCGACATAATCCAAATAGACAGGGGTCAACATTAGCTCCATCCACAGTGTCACATGGCACCAGCTGTTCCAGTCATTGCTACACCAATGGGGTTGCCCTCCAAAGAGTCAAATCCCGACAGAGTTGGCGAAACAGTCGCAGTGGCGGCGGGGCACGCGTGGTGAACTTGGAGAAGCAGGTGCTACATCAGCAAGAGGAGATCCGTACTCTCCGCGATGTCATTGAGGATCTCAGATCATCTCTTCAATTGTCAGATGCTCAGAACTTGGCTCTCCAAGTTCTATTGaggaaaatggccaaagcaGAAATCCAACTCCCTCTGGCCAGCGATGACACCTTTCGTTCCCAAATGAATGAGAGCGAGAAACAGCTGGAGAACCTGGTCAAAGAGTTGAAGGAAATGAGTCAGATCAGGTATCCACGGCTATCCACTTCCAATAAGATCTCACCCGTTGCCCACAACACTGGCACGGGAACTAGCTCATCCGGTTCGGTCAATCCCGAGTCGTTCCTCTTGGAGGATGAGCTAGACCAGACTAGTCAGGCCTTGGGAGGGGCccaaaatgaattgaaggCGGCTCAGCAAGAGCTCCGTCACACTGCCATCAGGTTACAAGAGAAGGAATCTGAGCTGAAGGATAattccatggatttgaatgatGCATACAAGGCACTGGAGAAGGCTCAGCAGGAGCTGAACAAAATGCG TCTCGAGTTGGAGGAGGCCCAAGTTCAAGTGGAAGTTACCAAACATGAGATGTGTGAAACGCAAGAAGAATTGCTTTTGACCCGCTGTCAAGTCCGGAATTCGGATGCCCAGCTCCGGGACACCGAGAAACGCCTTTCTCAACTCAACCAGAACAG ACGGAGTCTCGTTCTGGAGTTGCAAGCCACGCGTGAGTTGCTTGTGTCCAGTCTGAACAAGGTTCAagatttggaattggaaaaccGCAAAGTTCCCCTTTTAGAGAAGAAAGTGACGCTCCTGGAAAAAACGAGAAA ATCCGAGTCGTCGACCTCCAATCAACTGAGGTCGATTCTGACCCACCTACGCCCACTCTCCACCATGGACAGTGGTTTGTACTCCACATCGGACAGCGACGAGCAATGCAGTCCCCGAGCCCAAGACAAATCCATAGATG CCTGTTCCGACGAGGAGTTGCCGGTGCCCGCCCATTCACCCACCTCTGATCAAGGACGACCGCCGCGCCCGCCTTCCAGTGTCAAATTGGGAACCAAATCATCTCGATCGAACACTCCCTTTAGTGACAAATCCAGTGGGAAACGTCCTCAAACACCGTCCTCTTCCGGGCATTACAGTGCGGGTTCGCCGTCCTCCAAGAAATCGCCCTCTCAGTCCACAACGCACAGTCCGGGCAGTTCAGCTGGCTTGAACACGTCGGGATCGTCCTCCGGATCAAATGCGAACGAGACCATCGGCAAATTACGGGCC GAAATCGAGGCCTTGAAGAGGAAGTTCGTGGATTCGGAAAAGAATTGGCAAGAG GAGCGGAACGTGCTCTTAGAGGAAATCATCCGTCGGCACGACGAGAAAAATGACATCTCAACCGATGTCCAAGTTCTCGAGGCCCAAAGAGTCCGACTCACACTCCTTGAGGAGAAAATCAAGGAAGTGTTGAACATGCTTCGAACTCTCAATTCCATG AACATCTCGTCCAAGACCTTGGGTATGCTCGTTCTCGACTCTGTAGAACGATCCATTGACCCTTTAAGTGGAGAAATCCAAGTGTTCAAGTTCCTCAACCATCTTTACAACTCTGCCCGTGATTATGAGCGTCTTTCTACTGAGAGCCAGATCCATAATGCTCTGAGAGCCGTGGAAGCTCACACCCAGACCTTGGCCGATATCGAGGCCGCTCAAAGCTCTCAACGCCAATTGGCCTTGGATGCCAATCATTATCAAGTGCCTCGACGGATCGGTCGAGGGGACCCGTTTGCCACCATCGACGTGTGA
- the LOC131886650 gene encoding glutamate receptor ionotropic, kainate glr-3-like, translating into MDVLKSSYLLVLLLFRLSISSGQSDLAKFIYDFCRRHSINYFSFVGDLDGPTSLIQHLLKDSNLKSLYQSRFYPNLHERSVAKTLNIALSNLTTKANLLDRMELKLKRDFWLVQIPHEETVESYLKDLPLDLDDDFFSFYIETDSTIRIQEAYKLTNDMEPITLYFGSWTLEGLNASPMEKWDRRGDLGGMEFKISGASSSPYVKVLEKPNGEVEMSGMYLEIFYSLEEVMNFTHILNLPTPREEWGIKNSDGSWTGIIGQIQRGDIDFAPISFTRTKLRSEVVDFALPIAQFHHRYFVQNPRDSFNWFAYVEPLTSKVWLTIGLLSLIFPPFLTFLAFMPYISTEEERQEFTLWKSFVFVLSTLTFVRGLSVTPNQARNRLVFLGILFGGTVIFWHWEAMIISYLAVRIPALPFNNLEELLSQTNKKILIKPGSAYVDDFRYSLDPLIQEAWNTRIREYLHSYPNNRDELTDLVANDPDYVLYDNFYSSRTYGAYRRCQIIDVPQIYDQKVFAYGFQKNSPFLPIFNFHLKRMLERGSMNQVVEKYLSVAGQQCQDLSGAPLGFENCFTAFLLFLIGCLVSVVIIFGEYFARFLEPTSDAAAMDESDFYESLNRIELVNVLRHRDRFIAKLKRLVHDSDS; encoded by the exons ATGGACGTCCTCAAGAGCTCTTACTTGTTggttttattattatttcggTTGAGTATCTCTTCGGGACAATCGGATTTGGCAAAGTTCATTTATGATTTTTGCCGTCGCCATTCCATCAACTATTTCTCGTTTGTGGGCGACCTCGACGGTCCAACCTCGTTGATCCAGCACTTATTGAAGGACTCCAATTTGAAGTCACTCTATCAGTCGCGGTTTTATCCTAACCTTCATGAGAGATCCGTAGCCAAGACTTTGAATATAGCTTTGAGCAACTTGACCACCAAAGCCAACTTATTGGATCGGATGGAATTGAAGCTGAAGAGAGATTTCTGGTTGGTCCAAATTCCACATGAAGAAACTGTGGAAAGTTATCTGAAGGACCTCCCATTGGATCTCGACgacgatttcttttctttctacaTTGAGACTGACTCGACGATCCGGATTCAAGAAGCATATAAACTAACAAACGATATGGAACCCATCACACTATACTTTGGGTCTTGGACCCTTGAAGGTCTCAACGCATCGCCAATGGAGAAATGGGATCGTCGGGGAGACCTTGGGGGAATGGAGTTCAAGATCTCGGGAGCTTCATCCTCACCGTATGTCAAGGTCTTGGAAAAACCTAACGGAGAGGTAGAGATGTCAGGGATGTATTTGGAGATATTTTACAGCCTGGAGGAAGTCATGAACTTCACTCACATCTTAAATCTTCCCACTCCAAGAGAAGAATGGGGGatcaag AATTCAGATGGATCTTGGACCGGGATAATAGGTCAAATACAAAGAGGAGACATTGATTTTGCTCCCATTTCCTTCACTCGTACCAAACTCAGGAGTGAAGTGGTGGATTTTGCTCTGCCGATTGCCCAATTCCATCATCGTTATTTCGTGCAAAACCCCCGGGATTCGTTCAACTGGTTCGCTTATGTGGAACCTCTGACATCAAAAGTTTGGCTCACCATTGGCCTTCTCTCCTTGATCTTTCCCCCTTTCCTGACCTTTTTGGCATTCATGCCTTACATTTCCACAGAAGAAGAGCGCCAAGAGTTCACCCTTTGGAAATCATTCGTCTTCGTCTTGAGCACTCTCACCTTTGTCAGAGGGTTGAGTGTCACCCCCAATCAAGCTAGGAATCGACTTGTGTTTCTGGGCATCTTATTTGGTGGGACCGTCATCTTTTGGCATTGGGAGGCCATGATCATATCCTATTTGGCAGTTCGGATCCCTGCTCTCCCATTCAACAACTTGGAAGAGCTCCTCTCCCAGACGAATAAGAA GATTTTGATCAAGCCAGGGTCAGCGTATGTTGACGATTTTCGATACAGTCTGGATCCACTTATCCAAGAGGCGTGGAACACGAGGATCAGAGAATACTTGCACTCCTACCCCAATAATCGAGACGAGCTCACCGATTTGGTCGCCAATGATCCAGACTACGTGTTGTATGACAACTTCTATTCCAGCCGCACGTATGGCGCTTATCGGCGATGTCAGATCATTGATGTTCCACAAATTTACGACCAAAAAGTGTTTGcgtatggctttcaaaagaattcgccttttctgccaattttcaattttcacctcAAG CGTATGTTGGAACGTGGAAGTATGAATCAGGTGGTGGAGAAGTATCTGAGCGTAGCCGGCCAACAATGTCAGGACCTAAGTGGAGCACCCTTGGGGTTCGAGAATTGTTTCACGGCTTTCCTACTTTTCCTCATTGGGTGTCTCGTAAGCGTGGTCATCATATTTGGAGAGTATTTCGCTCGGTTTTTGGAGCCCACGAGCGATGCTGCTGCCATGGACGAATCCGATTTCTATGAGAGCTTGAATCGAATCGAATTGGTGAATGTTTTGAGACATCGCGACCGTTTCATCGCCAAACTGAAGAGACTTGTCCATGACTCTGATTCTTGA